The Apibacter raozihei DNA segment GTATAAATTATGAGGCATTACTGTTGCTCCAATAATACCAATAGCAATATATAGCGCTTCATTGTTAGGTAAAGTAGGCTTAAATCCTTTAACGACTTCACCTAAATCAGGTTTAGCCAGAAACATTTCCATAAGAAAACAACCACCAATAATGCTGACTAAAGCAATGATGAATGCCTCCATTTTTCGAATTCCGAATCTTTGAAGAACTAATAAAAGTAATGTATCCAATGCTGCAATCCATACACCCCATATCAAATCCAGACCAAAAAGTAGCTGTAGACCTATGGCCATTCCTAAAACTTCTGCCAGATCCGTTGCCGCTATAGCAATTTCAGCAAACCCATAAAGAATATAATTCATCCATTTTGGATAATATTCACGGTTTGTCTGAGCTAAATCTAGCCCTCTGACTATTCCTAATCTGGCGCTTAGTGATTGTAAGAGTAAGGCCATAATATTGCTCATTAGCAATACCCAGATAAGAGCATAACCAAACTTACTACCTCCGGCTATATCAGTTGCCCAGTTACCCGGATCCAGATAACCCACCGCAACGAGATAAGCTGGGCCGAAAAATGCGAAAATACGACGCCACTTCTTTGAACTATCAGTATCTACCGACTGATGAACTTCTTGTAGGGATTTCTTACTCAATTGTTAGATGTTTCTAATTTGCGAAATTAGTAAAAAAAAAATACCTTTTATAAATTATTTTGGTCTTTAGGAATCCAAAGACAGTCCGTAAAATTAACTATTTGATCATTTTTAATAATTACTCCTTCATTTTCCAGTAATTCCTGCATGAGTGTAGGAATAGGAAATTGATGTTTACCTGTTAACAAGCCATTTCTATTAACTACTCGGTGGGCGGGAATTTGTAAAGAATGTGAATTGTTCATTGCATAGCCTACTAAACGAGCAGACTTTTTAGTGCCCAAATATTCTGCAATTAAGCCATAAGTAGTAACCTTACCCACAGGAATTTTTTTTACAATTTGATACACTTTTTCGTAAAATGTCTCATCTTTCATATTCTTGCAATCAAAAATGTTAGGTTTTTGATTGCATAAAAATACTAAAATGATTGAAAAGTGTAGCAGATACACCTGTAAAAATAATTTTTATAAAAAAAATATTTTTACATAATTAACTGATTATTAATTATTAATGTTATTATTTGCTAAGGTATATAAATAAAATTATGATTTTTTTTACGTTTAGCATACGCCTTTCAAATATTTTATTATATTAGTGGCATACGAAGTAAAGGCTTCAAACACAAACCAAAAAATGAGAAATTATATATTTTACTTTACACTTCTATTTTAGTAATTTAAAATTAGTAAAAGTAAAATAAAGAAATGATTCTAAATGGCTTAGAATCATTTCTTTTTTTTATATCTAAAAAATTATAAACAACAGTTAAAATAGTAAATAAAAAAAAGCTTATATGTTTCTTTTTTTATTTATCAACATAGATAAAGTTTTCTTTTGGCTTTCAAAAGCTAGCTCATCCAGATTTATACTCTCTAATTTTTTCCAGACAAATCCATTTAATTCTAGTGAGTCAAAATCTTCTATAATTAAATGATCATCTCTGTATAAAAAAAATAAATCTATAGTATTATAAAGAATATCTTTATATACATAAGTATTAGGATTTGAATTGATATATTTAAGTTTAGACTTATCTATAACTATTTTTAGTTCTTCTTCCAATTCTCTTGCACAACTATGTTCAACAGTTTCGGCCGGATCTACAAAACCTCCAGCCAAATCAAGAAAACCTTTTTTTGGATCTTTATTTCTGACAGTAAGTAGTATCTCATCATTTTTTTGAATAATAACAGCAACAGCTCCAGCAGTATTATGATAATATTCAAAATCACAATTTGAGCAATAAATCTTATTTCCATTACTAAAATTAAGGTCAGAGCTTTGACAATTCGGGCAATATTTAAAGATAGGCTGCATAATTATTATTTTAAAGGTTAAACATAAGATTATATTTCTTAACTCAAAGATATAGTTTATTTTTAACTATTAGAAAACATTAAAATATTTACTCAATAATTATAAATAATAAACTCAGCTATGGATTATTACTAATTGTAATAAAAATATAATATATAATTATAGGAATATAGATGAACTGATAAACATAATTCACTACATTTAAATAAAAAAATATGGCAACAGTTACAATAAAAGGAAACGAAGTACATACATTAGGTAATTTACCTCAGATAGGTCAAAAAGCTAAAGAATTTATATTAACGGGAGCTGACTTATCAGAAAAAAAACTTTCTGATTTTACTGGAAAAAAGGTAGTTCTTAATATATTTCCTAGTGTAGATACTGGAACTTGTGCAATGTCTGTGAGAACATTTAATAAAGAAGCTTCCGAGTTAAACAATACAGTAGTTTTATGTATTTCTAAAGATCTGCCCTTTGCACAATCCAGATTTTGTGCGGCCGAAGGACTAAATAATGTTATAACACTATCAGCCTTTAGATCTGACTTTGGAAAAGACTATGAGCTTGAATTTGCAGATGGGCCTTTGAAAGGTTTACTAAGCAGAGTGGTAATAATTCTTGATGAACAAGGTCATGTTGTTTATGAAGAACAAGTTGCAGAAACTTCTAATGAACCAGACTACGAAAAAGCAATTTCAGCATTAAAATAATAAGTGCAAAGCTCAAAAAAATGCAAAAATATCCCTTACAAATCTTTTTGAGGGATATTTTTTATTTCTTGAATGTACTGGGAAGGCGTAAGTTCAGTAAAATCTTTAAAAATTCTGTTAAAAGTTGACTGATGAGTAAAACCCGCCTCAGTATAAATATAGCATAAAGTATATTGTTGATGACGATTTTGAAGAAGCTGTTGTTTTACATAATTGATTCTATAAGAATTCATGAAATTGTTAAAATTTGAAAAACCGTTCATACGTATAGCTCTGGATACGTAGGAGCTATTTGAATTTAAAGCAGAAGATAATTCTGATATGGTGAAATCAGATTTTTTAAAGGGTTCTTTCACTTCCACATAGTCACTTATTTTTGTAAACAATTCACTATACTTAGTTAATTCATCCGGCGTAAATTCTGATTGTAAATATTTCTTTCTAATATTTATCAATTTTTCAATTTCATGTTGATTTTGAGCATTATACTGTGCTCTGTTAATTTTGTTTTTATAAAAAAGTAAAAGGACCATATTTATAAAGTAATTAATAATGGTTACCATATCAATAATAAAAACACCATTTTTGTCAATACTAAAGCTATTAAAGGGACCTACATAATGAGATATGACAGAAAGAATAGCTATATAAATGAAAATAAATATTGTACAGTATATAGTTTTTTTAAAAGTGAAAAACATATAAGCACCCAACGGGGTTAGAAACAACCATATAACAATAATGCATGAATAATTCCATAAAAGAATAATAAAAACTGTAAAATATATAGGACTTAAGATAAACCAGGTATCTACTAAACGATTAATATTATAATATTTGGGAAATAAAAAAAGTGAACAAAGCAAAAAAAGAGTTGCACCCAGCAAGTAATCTACTAACATTTTGCACTCATACACATAATAAATAATTAAATTAATGAGTAGCATAAAACAGAGCAGCTTAAAATAGTTTTTTATAAACTCCCTTTTAATTGTATCAATAAAAATTTTGGTACTGTTTTTTTTAAAATTGTCCACAAGTTATTTCATATATTAGTTAGCGGGCGTGAAGTTAAAGAAAATAAACAAAGTAAATCTTAAAATAAAATAAGTTTTTTTCTGAAATTAATTGATGTAAGATGCTTTTAATCTGGTTGTTATATGTTATGCAATTTTTTTTCGTAATTAAATTAAATCAGCAAAATATGGTTTGTTTCAATTAGTACATTTGTAATGTTAAATAGAAATACTAAAAAACATAATTAATTTTTTGTTAGCATTAGTAGCTATAGAGAGTTTTTAGAGGAATTTATTTTTATAAATTCCTCTAATTTTTTTATTTAGGAGGGAAAGCTCGTACAGCTTTATGGAGTATACCTGGAAAAAAACGCATTAAAAATAATGATAGATGCTCTACGCCCAATTTTTTTCCAATAAATATTTCATTTTTCTTTTTTTTGACACCCTTGGCAATCTGTCGAGCTGCTTTAGCTACAGGAAGACCGTTTTTAATGTTTTCACTCATCTCTTTTCTAGGAGATCCGTCGGGCATAAGAGAGTTATATGAAATATTAGTAGCTATATATCCGGGAGTTAATAAAGTGACATAAATATTTTGAGGAGTAACTTCTGCTCTTAGACAATCATAGAAACCATGTAAGGCATGTTTAGAAGAAGCGTAAGCCGATCGCCCAAGTGAGCCTATCTTACCCATTGTGCTACTTGTGACTATAAAATGACCATGTTTTTGCTTATTAAAATAAGGGAGGATTTCTTTAGTTAATTCTACGTAGCTGAAAAAATTCAAATCCATCATTTTCCTATAAACTTCAATATTCGTTTCCGCAACAGAACCTCTGGAACTTGTTCCCCCATTTAGAAATACGTAATCAACAGTATTATAAAATGAAAAAGCTTCTTTTGTTTTTTCATTAAAATCAGAAGAATCAAATAAATCTAGTGGCAGAATTTTATTATTCTCTGGAAATAAAGTTGAGTTCTTAATTCGTAAAAGCTCTTCTTCCCTTCGGGCGCTCAAGATGATTTTGCTGCCTAATTGATTAAAATATACAGCCAGAGCTTCACCGATACCCGAAGATGCACCAACAATCCAAATAACTTTATTTTCAAATATATCTTTCATCCTATTTCAATGTATTTATTTTTAACGCTTATCAGGTAAATATATAATATTTGGTTAAATTAACTCATAAACCTGAGAAAATTCAATGAAAATTAGGTTTTAAAATGTAATTTCTTTAGTACCTTTACAACTTAAAAGTTTAATAAATACAAAAAAATCATGAGTAGAAAGTTTCCTGCCGGTGTTGCAACCGGTTCGTTGGTTAAAGAAATATTTGATTACGCAAAAGAAAAACAATTTGCCTTGCCTGCTTGTAATGTGATTGGTTCCAGTAATATAAATGCGGCCTTAGAAACTGCAGTAAAAGTAAATGCTCCTATTATTATACAATTTTCAAATGGAGGAGCACAGTTCAATGCCGGAAAAGGTTTTAAAAATGATAATGTTAGAGCAGACGTTTTAGGAGCTATAGCAGGAGCTAAACATATTCACACTTTAGCTGAAGCTTATGGTGCTACAGTAATTTTACATACAGACCATTGCGCTAAAAAATTACTTCCTTGGATAGACGGTTTGCTAGATGCAAGTGAAGAATTTTATAAAAAAGAAGGTAAAACACTATACTCTTCACATATGCTGGACTTATCAGAAGAATCTTTAGAAGAAAACCTTGAGATTTCGGCTAAATATTTCGAAAGAATGGCTAAAATGGGAATGACTCTTGAAGTAGAAATAGGAATTACAGGTGGTGAAGAAGACGGAGTGGATAACTCTGATGTTGATAGCTCTAAACTATATACTCAGCCGGAAGATGTTTACAAAACATATCAGGCATTACATTCAATTAGTCCAGACTTCACAATAGCTGCTGCTTTTGGTAATGTTCATGGAGTTTATAAGCCGGGTAATGTTAAATTAGAACCGAAAATATTAAGAAATTCTCAGGAGTATATTCAAAAACAAATTGGCGGTTCTGAAAAACCTATCAACTTTGTATTCCATGGAGGTTCTGGATCTTCTTTGGAGGAAATTAGAGAAGCTATTAGTTACGGAGTAATAAAAATGAATATAGATACAGATTTACAGTTTGCTTATCTTGAAGGAGTAAGAGATTATGTAGAAACTAATATAGAATATCTGAGAACTCAGGTAGGTAACCCAACAGGAGAAGATTCTCCAAATAAAAAATATTATGATCCAAGAGTTTGGGTTCGTAAATCAGAAGAATCTTTTGGGAAAAGACTGGAACAATCCTTTAAAGATTTAAATAATATTGATACTCTTTAATAGTAATTATAAAGTAAAAAAATAGCTGGATTAATAATCTGGCTATTTTTTTTGTATATTTGGTATAAAAATATAAAAATGAGAAAAGGATTAGTTGTATCAACATTAATAGCTTCTTTAGGTTTAATAATATCAGCCTATTTTTTAGGTAATTCTTTCAAAAATAAAAATCTGACTACTTCTATTTCAGTTAAAGGTTTAGGTACTAAAGATTTCATATCTGATTTGATTGTATGGAATGGCGATTTTTCAAAGAAAAGCATGGATTTAAAAACGGCATATTCGGATTTAGAGCAAGATAGGAAAAAAATAAGAGATTATCTGGTGTCAAAAGGGTTCAAAGATAATGAGCTGGTTTTTTCTTCTGTAGATATTAATAAACAGTATGATTATTATAATACAGATGGAGGGAGAAGTTCTGTATTTTCAGGTTATCAATTAGATCAAACAGTGTCCATTGAATCCAAAGATGTCGAAAAAGTTGAAAATTTATCACGTGAAATAACCGAACTAATTAATAGTGGCGTTGAACTTTATTCAAAAGCCCCTTCTTATTATTATACAAAATTAGCGGATTTAAAAATTCAGATGATTGCAGATGCTACTCAAGATGCGAGAAAAAGAGCAGAGGAAATAGCTAAAAATGCAGGAGGTAAATTAGGTAAATTAAAAACAGCAAATTTAGGTGTTTTTCAAATTACAGCACAAAATTCATCTGATGATGAATATTCTTGGGGAGGAACATTTAATACCTCTTCCAAAAATAAAACAGCAAGTGTGACTATTCGATTGGAGTATGAAGTTAAATAGTAAGTATATAAAAACAGATACTTTGACTTTATAAAAAATATAAATAAAAGCTTTTTAAATAAAATTAAATCAAAATAAAAATGAGAGTGTTGCTCTCATTTTTATTTTGTTATAAATCGTAATATTAGATAACTTTTTTTATATATTTGTTTGGTTAAGTTCTTTTCTTAATTTCTTTATCAACCAGAATATGGTGCTGTGTAAAAGCAGAATAATAGGGAATCATGTGTAAATCATGAGCTGTCGCGCAACTGTAAGTAATGTATGAGTTTTATCAATATATACCATTGCCGTAAAAAGTGAGAAGGTAGATAAAATATTACAAGCCAGGAGACCTGCCTATTTTGAATTGACAATGCTTTCGCGATTTGAAGCAAAGGTCGTAGGTTAAATTATAAAGATAAGTATATCCCATAAAATATTTCTGGGAGGTATTTTTATTTCTATATAGTACACCTCATATACTTTACTCTTTTTTGAAAGCATTTTTGAAGTTTAACAATAAGAACTTTTATAGTTTAATCATTTAAAAGTTAAAAAAGATGCAAACACACAATCTTGGCTACCCGCGAATTGGTAGTAACAGAGAACTTAAAAAGGCTTGTGAAAAATTTTGGGCCGGTAAAATATCAGTTGAGGAACTGATGAAAACAGGGAAAGATATCCGATTAGGAAACTGGATGTTACAGAAAAGTGCTGGAATAGAAGTAATACCTTCCAACGATTTTTCGTTTTACGATCAGGTATTGGATATGTCTTTGATGGTAGGAGCCATCCCTAAACGTTACAACAAAATTTTAGTAAAGAGCTCAAACTCTGAACAGGAGTTGTATTTTGCAATGGCAAGAGGATATCAAAAGGAAGGTATTGATATAACTGCAATGGAAATGACCAAATGGTTTGATACTAACTATCATTACATTGTACCTGAATTTGAAAAGAATCAGAAATTTTCTTTATTCTCAACAAAAATTATAGATGAATTTTTAGAAGCAAAACAAGAAGGCATTATTACAAAGCCTGTTATAATAGGTCCTGTATCGTATTTGTTGCTTGGTAAAGAAAAAGAAAAAGATTTCAATAAGATAGAATTAGTAAAAAGTCTTCTGCCGATTTATTTGGAAATCATTGAAAAATTAAAAGAAGCAGGAGTGGAATGGATACAATTCGATGAACCCTTTCTTGCATTAGATATAGACGCTGAAGTAAAGGATGCATTACAATATGTATATACCGAAATTAATAAAAAGTATCCGTTTATCAAGAAAATGATTGCTACTTACTTTGATGGTCTTAAAGATAATTTAGATCTAGCTCTCAGCTTGCCTGTGCAGGCATTACATATAGATTTGGTTCGCTGTCCTGAACAACTTGATGAAGTACTTGACAAGCTTCCGGAAAATATGTCTGTTTCTCTAGGGATTATTGATGGGAGAAACATCTGGAAAAATAATTTTAAGAATTCTTTAAAAATAATTGACAGAGCCTCAGACAAAGTAGGAAAAGATAGAGTGATAATAGCACCTTCCTGTTCTTTAATTCACTGCCCTGTAGATTTGGACTCAGAAACCAACGAAAAAGTTCTTTCTCCGGAAATTAAAGATTGGCTGGCTTTTTCCAAACAAAAAATCAAAGAGGTAGTAACACTTAAACAATTAGCAGAAAAAAAGGATACACCCGAATTTTTAAAAGAATTGGAAGAAAACACAGATTCTGTAAGTAGAAGGAATATTTCTCCGCTTATTCATAATCAAAACGTTCAGGATAGAATTAAAAATATAGAAAAAGTAGAGGATAAAAGACATAATATTTTCTCCGAAAGGAAAGAAAAACAACAAAAAGCTCTGGAATTACCCTTATTTGCTACTACAACTATAGGATCATTTCCACAAACCGCTGAAGTACGCTCGTGGCGTTCAAAAATGAAAAAAGGAGAAATTTCTCTCTCTGAATATGAAGATTTACTAAAGAAAGAAACTGAAAAGGCTATACGTTTTCAGGAAGAAATTGGATTGGATGTTCTCGTTCATGGCGAATTTGAACGAAATGATATGGTTGAATACTTTGGTGAAAGTCTGGAAGGTGTTGCATTTTCAAAAAATGGATGGGTGCAGAGCTATGGAAGCAGATGTGTAAAACCTCCAATCATTTATGGAGATGTTCATCGTCCTGAGCCTATGACTGTGCAATGGTCTGCCTATGCGCAATCTCTTACAGATAAATGGGTTAAGGGTATGTTGACAGGTCCGGTTACTATTTTGCAATGGAGTTTTGTAAGAGACGATCAACCAAGAAAAGATACCTGTTATCAAATAGCATTAGCAATTAGAGATGAAGTCCTTGATTTGGAAAAAGCAGGAATCAATATTATACAGATAGATGAACCTGCTATCAGAGAAGGATTGCCTTTAAGAAAAGCAGATTGGGAAAACTATCTTAATTGGGCAATTAAAGCATTTAGAATTTCGTCTTGTGGTGTAAAGGATGAAACGCAGATTCATACGCATATGTGCTATTCTGAGTTCAACGATATCATAGAGAATATAGCTGATATGGATGCAGATGTAATTACTATAGAATGTTCTCGTTCTAACATGGAGTTATTAGATGTATTTTCTAAATTCAATTATCCAAATGATATTGGGCCGGGTGTTTATGATATTCATTCACCAAGGGTTCCTTCGAGAGAAGAAATGGTAAATCTTATGAAGAAAGCCGAAGAAGAAATTCCTACAAATCAATTATGGATTAATCCTGATTGTGGTTTAAAAACCAGAGGCTGGGATGAAACAAAAAAAGCTCTTATAGAAATGGTAGCAGCTGCTGAAGAAATGAGAGCTTCGCATGTATAAACAATAAAATAATAAATATGGATCTAAACCTGGAAGAAAGAAAGAAAAAATCGGAATCAAGAATTTTAAAAGCTGTATTTCCTGGTACAACAAATCATTATGACACTTTATTCGGAGGAACTGCTATGCAGTGGATGGATGAAGTTGCTTTTATTACAGCGACAAGATTTTGCCACAAGCAAATGGTTACCGTTAGAAGTGATAAAATTGATTTTAAAAAATCCATACCTGCAGGAACAATTGTGGAACTGATTGGGAATGTAATAGAAATTGGAAACACCAGTTTAAAAGTAAAAGTGGAAATATTTATTGAACAAATGTATTATGAACATAGAGAAAAAGCTGTTACTGGTGAATTTACTTTTGTTGCTGTAGGAGATGATAAAAGGCCGGTTTCTGTTTTAGATTAAAACAGAAAGGTTTTATCTAGTTTTGTTTAAAATGAGCTGAAAGTTAAAGACTTTTGGCTCATTTTTTATAATCTGTTTAATTAAAAACGTATAGTCAATTAAATGAGCTAAGAAAAATTAGACAATTTGTAAGATAAAATTTATAATTTTGTATTCAACACTAATTTACATAAGGTAATGGATTTAAAAAATGCTTTTTTCGGTAGTTTTAATTTGGTTGACAACATTTTTATTGGAATAAAACTTGTTGTAGCATTTATAGCTGTTTTAGTTTACATTAAGCTTATTGGGCGAACAATCCTAAATCAGGTATCAGGTATAGACCTTATTCAGAATATTGTTTTAGGAGGTCTCGTCGGAGGGATATTATACAATCCGGGTATTTCTATATTAGAGTTTGGGATAGTCTTATTGATATGGACCATAATTATATATTTTATTGCTTTTTTTTCGAAAAAATATAGCCGTTTAAGAGGATTGATTGAAGGGCCTATTATTCCCTTGGTACTTAAAGGAAAACTCAATGTTGAAGGATTTAAAAAAGCAAAAATGGATATTATGACCTATGCAAACGTTTTGAAAAATGATGGAATCTATGATATATCTAAAGTGTATTTTGCACAAATGGAGCAAGATGGGTCGATTACAGCTTTTACAGATGATTATGACAAATACGCAGTTTTATTAGTTATAGAAGGGGAAATTAATCATGTTTATCTGGAAGGAATAGATAAAACGGAAGACTGGCTTAAGGAAGAGCTTAAAAAAGAAGGATATGAAGACGTATCCGAAATTTTTTTAGCACAGTGGTCGCCTGAAAAATTTTTTATTGTTCCAAAAAGCCAGGATCATAAGATAAAGATAAATAAATAAACTTATCTTATAGCTATCTCAAAAAATTTCTCATTTTCAATAAAACCTTCCAAAATGTCATTTTCCTTTACAGCTGAAACACCAGAAGGAGTTCCGGTAAAAATAATATCTCCGGTTTTTAATGTAAAAAACTGGGATATATAAGAAACGAGCGTATTAAAAGGAAAAAGCATATCGGAAGAATTTCCTTGCTGTTGCATATTTCCGTTTTTTAATAAAGAAAAATTAACATTTTCTAGATTGACTTTATCTTTAGTAACAAAATTTCCAATTAAAGCGGAATGATCAAAAGCTTTAGATATTTCCCAAGGAAGACCTTTATCCTTAAGTTTATCCTGTAAGTCGCGAGCAGTAAAATCAATTCCAAGGCCTATTTCGGAGTAATAATTTTCAGCGAATTCAGGTTGAATATACTTTCCTGTTTTACATATTTTCAGCAATAATTCGACTTCATGCTGTAAATTATCACTAAATTCAGGAATATAAAAATCTTCACCCGGTCTAAGTATTGCTGTGTCCGGTTTTAAAAATAATACAGGTTCTTTAGGAATGTCATTATTAAGCTCCTTAGCATGATTGCTATAGTTTCTTCCCACACATATAATTTTCATAATACACTTTTTAATTTAGTTCTTGTAAATATTTTTTTTGAATATAAAGGAAAATCAGCATTCATTAACCAAGAATAATAACCTTGATCAGATTTAAAAATTTCTTTTAATTTTTTCCCTTTGTGTTTTCCAAAATTAAAAATCTCATCGCCCTCTTTATCCAGGCCTACAAAACCGGCTAAATCAGCATTTTTATTCTGAGTGGTAAACTCATGCAGAAACTTCATGTCATTTTCAACAGCATCATATTTTTCTACTTGAGCCTTTAAAACCTCATAAGTAGCTAAGGTATCAGCAGATGCGGAATGAGCATTTTCAAGATCAGAATCACAATAAAACTTATACGCAGCAGCTAAAGTTCTAGGTTCCATTTTGTGAAAAATAACCTGTACATCAATAGGACGATGTTTTTTAATATCAAATTCAAAATCATTTCGTAATAGTTCTTCAGCAAGTAAAGGAATATCAAAACGATTAGAATTGTATCCAGCCAGATCAGAATCTTTAATCATTTCTAATATCTGAGGAGCTATGTCTTTAAATATTGGAGCATTTTCAACATCCGTATCATAAATACCATGTATAAGAGATGATTCTTTAGGAATGGGTATCTGGGGATTGACTTTCCATGTTTTACTTTCTTTGGACTGATTGGGATTGACCTTTAAAATACTTATTTCAACTATTCGGTCTTTACTGACATTAATTCCGGTAGTTTCCAGATCAAAAAAGCAGATTGATTTATGTAGTTTTAGTTCCATTAGATATTATTTTTTTTCTGAATAAGATTGATATGATTATATATAGGAATACTATAATTGGGATTGCTGAAATTTGAAGTAAAAGTAATAAAACAACACACAGAATGATAAATGAAAAAACAAGCGAATTATCTTTCCATTTCAAACTCTTAAATTTTAATGCTAACAGAGGAAGATTAGCAACAAGAATATAGGAACTTAAAATTGTGAGAAAAAAAAGAATCAGACTATTATTCCAGAATATAGTTGAATTTTTTTCGATAATCCAATAAATAGCAAAGATAAAAATAGTATTAGCAGGAGTAGGCAACCCTTTAAAATAATAGCTTTGTTCTTCGTCAAGATTGAATTTTGCCAAACGTAAAGCCGAAAATAATGTGATTAACAGCCCAAAAAAAGGAAATATAGAATGAGCCGTAAGTGTAAATGATTGAGAAAGAAAACTATTCAAAATTAAATTACCACCTAGCAATTTAAACATTAATATTCCTGGTAATAAGCCAAAGGTAACCATGTCAGCAAGACTATCCAATTCTTTACCTAAAGGACCGGAAGCTCGTACAGCTCTAGCAACAAAACCATCAAAAAAATCAAAAATCAGAGAAGCAATAAGTAAATACAAAATAAGTGAGGTAGGAGCATTAATTATTGCAAAAATACAAGCGATACTTCCACAAAATAAATTTGCAAGAGTAAGTATATTGGGGAGATGTTTCATTTACTTCGAGGAAAAAATTTAGTTACAAATCTATGAATTTTAAATATAATTTTTTGCCATTTACGGAATATAGTTGTGGTAATAAAAACATAATTCGTACGTTTATAAAATTAAAATTATTTTTGCAAAAACTATTTTTTGAAAAGGAAACAAACAAATACAATTAAATTACTACTATTAGTAATAATTAGTTTTATAATTAATTTGCCAATTAAAGCGCAATCATTCAGGAAATACTCTAATGAATTTTTAAATATTGGAGCCGATGCAAGAGCTTTTGGTATGGGTAATAATGTGGTTGCTAATGTTTCAGATGTAAATTCCGTTTACTGGAATCCGGCGGGTCTCACTCAAGTTACTGATTCATGG contains these protein-coding regions:
- a CDS encoding MGMT family protein, which produces MKDETFYEKVYQIVKKIPVGKVTTYGLIAEYLGTKKSARLVGYAMNNSHSLQIPAHRVVNRNGLLTGKHQFPIPTLMQELLENEGVIIKNDQIVNFTDCLWIPKDQNNL
- a CDS encoding NUDIX hydrolase — its product is MQPIFKYCPNCQSSDLNFSNGNKIYCSNCDFEYYHNTAGAVAVIIQKNDEILLTVRNKDPKKGFLDLAGGFVDPAETVEHSCARELEEELKIVIDKSKLKYINSNPNTYVYKDILYNTIDLFFLYRDDHLIIEDFDSLELNGFVWKKLESINLDELAFESQKKTLSMLINKKRNI
- the tpx gene encoding thiol peroxidase, translated to MATVTIKGNEVHTLGNLPQIGQKAKEFILTGADLSEKKLSDFTGKKVVLNIFPSVDTGTCAMSVRTFNKEASELNNTVVLCISKDLPFAQSRFCAAEGLNNVITLSAFRSDFGKDYELEFADGPLKGLLSRVVIILDEQGHVVYEEQVAETSNEPDYEKAISALK
- a CDS encoding helix-turn-helix domain-containing protein, which encodes MLVDYLLGATLFLLCSLFLFPKYYNINRLVDTWFILSPIYFTVFIILLWNYSCIIVIWLFLTPLGAYMFFTFKKTIYCTIFIFIYIAILSVISHYVGPFNSFSIDKNGVFIIDMVTIINYFINMVLLLFYKNKINRAQYNAQNQHEIEKLINIRKKYLQSEFTPDELTKYSELFTKISDYVEVKEPFKKSDFTISELSSALNSNSSYVSRAIRMNGFSNFNNFMNSYRINYVKQQLLQNRHQQYTLCYIYTEAGFTHQSTFNRIFKDFTELTPSQYIQEIKNIPQKDL
- a CDS encoding SDR family NAD(P)-dependent oxidoreductase, which encodes MKDIFENKVIWIVGASSGIGEALAVYFNQLGSKIILSARREEELLRIKNSTLFPENNKILPLDLFDSSDFNEKTKEAFSFYNTVDYVFLNGGTSSRGSVAETNIEVYRKMMDLNFFSYVELTKEILPYFNKQKHGHFIVTSSTMGKIGSLGRSAYASSKHALHGFYDCLRAEVTPQNIYVTLLTPGYIATNISYNSLMPDGSPRKEMSENIKNGLPVAKAARQIAKGVKKKKNEIFIGKKLGVEHLSLFLMRFFPGILHKAVRAFPPK
- the fbaA gene encoding class II fructose-bisphosphate aldolase, which translates into the protein MSRKFPAGVATGSLVKEIFDYAKEKQFALPACNVIGSSNINAALETAVKVNAPIIIQFSNGGAQFNAGKGFKNDNVRADVLGAIAGAKHIHTLAEAYGATVILHTDHCAKKLLPWIDGLLDASEEFYKKEGKTLYSSHMLDLSEESLEENLEISAKYFERMAKMGMTLEVEIGITGGEEDGVDNSDVDSSKLYTQPEDVYKTYQALHSISPDFTIAAAFGNVHGVYKPGNVKLEPKILRNSQEYIQKQIGGSEKPINFVFHGGSGSSLEEIREAISYGVIKMNIDTDLQFAYLEGVRDYVETNIEYLRTQVGNPTGEDSPNKKYYDPRVWVRKSEESFGKRLEQSFKDLNNIDTL
- a CDS encoding SIMPL domain-containing protein; this encodes MRKGLVVSTLIASLGLIISAYFLGNSFKNKNLTTSISVKGLGTKDFISDLIVWNGDFSKKSMDLKTAYSDLEQDRKKIRDYLVSKGFKDNELVFSSVDINKQYDYYNTDGGRSSVFSGYQLDQTVSIESKDVEKVENLSREITELINSGVELYSKAPSYYYTKLADLKIQMIADATQDARKRAEEIAKNAGGKLGKLKTANLGVFQITAQNSSDDEYSWGGTFNTSSKNKTASVTIRLEYEVK